CTTGTGTGGACACTATATACCAACACCCATTCTTATTAACTCTAACACCACTAACATAAGCAGTTAGTGTGTTAATTTCTATAGAGCCATCTCTATAAGCTATTTGCTTAACATTTTCAAAATACTCAACTCTATCTTTGTAAATAGTCATAAAAACCCTCAAAACAGTAATTAATGCACAACAAAGCTAAAGAGCTTTAGCTTAGAAACAGGAACCTGGTATAAACATCAGTCTATTTTTTCAAGGCTATGTTAAAGGGAAGTCTCATTTCATTGACTTTTACAAAAGCTTTTTTAATCTCATCTAAATTGGGTTTAGGTCTTAGAAAAGGTTTTAGATCAACCCCCTTTGTAGCCATTATACATGGTGTTAATATGCCATCGGCTGTTAATCTTATTCTGTTGCAGTACATGCAGAAAACTGTGTTATGAGTCCATTTAACTATCTCAACCTCGTTTCCTGTATTAAGAACATATACGGGTCTGTGATGCAACCCCCTGAAGTATTTACGTATTGATATGCTCTCCAAGTACTTCACAATATCATCTATGGGTTTGTATAGTTTATCAAATATGTGCTTTGGTATTGAAATAGGTTCAAGTTCTATAAATCTGAGTTTATAGCCATGTGTTGATACAAAATCTATAAAGTTTTTATATTCATTGTCATTAATGCCATTTAAAATTACAACATTTATTGTAATTG
Above is a genomic segment from Ignisphaera cupida containing:
- the moaA gene encoding GTP 3',8-cyclase MoaA, with the translated sequence MVSLVDRWGRKLENLRVSVTSECNYRCIYCHREGLLNRGYGLSAEEYRVIAIVASSLGISEFKLTGGEPLARRDIVDIVKAFSETKPRDLSMTTNGYWLEFYVEKLAEAGLMRINVSMPSLNREKYRYVTGLDALDKVVSSLRKAQEVGLNPITINVVILNGINDNEYKNFIDFVSTHGYKLRFIELEPISIPKHIFDKLYKPIDDIVKYLESISIRKYFRGLHHRPVYVLNTGNEVEIVKWTHNTVFCMYCNRIRLTADGILTPCIMATKGVDLKPFLRPKPNLDEIKKAFVKVNEMRLPFNIALKK